The Streptomyces sp. NBC_01363 region GTTGGCGATCGAAGCCGCCGACACGGGGGAAACGGTTGGATCTGTGGGTTCGTTCCACGCCGACCCGCGGTCGGGCTGGTTCGAGTACGGCATCACGATCGGCGCCGATCACCGGCGTAACGGCTACGCGGCAGAAGCCGTACTGTTGCTGCTGCGCTTCATGTTCGCCGAGCGGCGGTTCCACAGGTGCCAGGCGCGGATCTTCGCACACAACGAGGCGTCGCTGGCCCTTCACCGTCGGCTCGGGTTCGTGGAGGAGGGACGCCTCCGCGACCATGTGTTCTTTGCCGGCCGGCACCACGATCTCGTCATGATGGGCATGCTCGCCGGTGAGTTCGCCCAACTGCATCCGGCGGGAGAACTCTGAGACCGTCCGTCAATCCGGACTCCGTTCCACCTGTCCCGTCATCGGGCGCGTTCAGTCGACCGGTGCCTTGCCGAGGGCTTCGATGTGTGTGGGCCGGGACCGCTGCCGGTACTCCGCCCGGCGGACGGCAAGGGGTGCCATGAGGCCGGTCACGGTGAACAGGGCTCCCACGACGTACCACCCGGGGCGGCCCCAGGTGATGCAGAGCGAGATGAGCAGGCTCGGCCCGAGTGCTTCGGCCAGGCCCGCGCCCAGGCCGAAAACGCCCAGGTACTGGCCGGTGGCGTGCTGCGGTGCGAGGGCGAAGGACACCTCGAAGCCTGCGGCGGAGTGCCACAGCTCACCGATCGTGTGGATCACCACCGCGACCATGAGCAGCGTGGCCGCGGCCCACTGCGGCATCCCCGCGGTCAGCGAGAGCAGCGAGCAGGAGACGAGGAAGGCCAGGCCCGATCGGCGGTAGGCGCCTGCGCCGGCTGCGGGGGAGTCGATGGTGCGGCTGGCCCGCACCTGAAATGCGATGACGATGAAGGTGTTGACGAGCATGGTGCCCGAAATGAGCCAGTGCGGGGCGGTGATGGCCTTGACCAGCCAGAGCGGAACGGCCACGGTGAGCACCTTGAACTGGATGGCCATGATGCCGTCGAGCGCGGTGATCAGAAGGTAGGGCCGATCCCGCAGGGCGACCCGGCGAGGGCCGTCGACGACGGGTCCGGGCATGACCGCGGGAAGCAGGACGAGGACGGCCGCGGAAGCCGCGCAGGCGATCGCGATGCCGACGACCAGGAGTTGGTAGGCGGTACGGGTGCCGACCTGGACGGCCCAGCCCGCGAGCAGGGCGCCGAGGGAGACGCCGATGTTGGTGACGGCACGGAGACGGGCACGGAACCTCTGCGGCCAGTCCCCTCCGTAATGCCTGATGAGCGGGGAGCGGGCGGCCACCCCGGCGGCCTGCGCCCCGGTGGCCGCGCATACCGCGAGGACGAACGGCCAGAAGCTGTCCACCAGGAGGAAGCAGGCCGTCGCCAGTGCCCGGACGACGAGGGCGATCGCGTAGACGCCCCGTGCGCCATGTCGGTCGGCGAGATGGCCGGCGGCCACGCCCATGACGAGCGAGACGCATCCGGCGATGCCGAGTCCGATCCCCACCTGGGCGGCCGGAAGATGAACCGCCTGGGTGAAGTACAGCACCCCGGCGGTCAGATAGAGGCCGCTGCTGATGGTGTAGACGAAGTTCGAAGCGGTGATGACGCGCTGCGGACCGGTATCCGGTATCAGGTGGGGCACGAGGTGGCTCCGCGTTCTGGCCGGCAATGGCGGCAGGGGCAGGGGCAGGGGCAGGGGGCGAAGGCCGGGGTGTCAGCTCTCTCGGGCCGTGCTGTGTCCGGGCGGTGTGGTGACTGGCCCGCATCGAGGCGGCTCGTGGCTGTGCCGACGCTCTGCGCCGGCCGAGACGATCAGGGCAACAGCGGTCATCGTGGTGAGGACGCCCCACGCCGGTACGAAGCTGTGCGTGACGTCCTTGAGCAGGCCGAGCGCGGGCGGAACCACGACGATGGCGACCTGGTTGACGGACATGGCCAGACCGAGGGCGAAGCCGGTCCTGCCCGGCGGAGCCGACTCGATCACGTAGGCGACCCAGGGGCCGTACCAGCCGAATCCGAAGAACCCGAGCCAGACGAGCACGGAGCAGGCGATTACCGGTGATCGCCCCAGAGGTGTCATCAGCACCACCATCCCCAAGATCGCGGCGGCCATGCAGATCATGACGGAGGCATACCGTCCGGAACTGCTGCGATCGCTCCGGGCGGCCAGGCAGATACGGCCCACGACGCCTGCCCCTTGGGCCACCACCAGGACCAGGGCCGCCGGGCCGGCGTCGACGGACGCCGTCTCATGGAGGTACAGCACCGTCAGGATGCCTACGCCGCACTGCACCGAGATCAGGCTCGTCCCGGACAACATGATGTTCGCCATGGACGGTTCGCGTAACATCCTCAGCCGGTCCCCGAGTTGCCGCCCGAGCGAGGCACGCGGCGCTTCGCTCTGCGGGACGGCTCGCGCGGGCGGCCTGCGGTAGCAGCCCATGAAGACGGCGGCCCCCAGCAGCGCGACGAGTCCACCGGCCACGAGCGTCGACCGCCAGCCGTGAGCGACCGCGAGGAGGGGGAGCACCGCTGAGGCGAGCGCGGCGCCCAGTGGCAGACCCGCCTGGCGGATGCCCATCGCCAACCCGCGCCGGGAAGCGTCGAACCAGGACGCCACCGATTTGCTCCCACCTGGCTGAACGGTGCTGTATCCCGCGCCCACGACCAGCAGGACGCAGAGCAGGGCCCCGTAGCCCGGCGCGAGGCCTCCCGCGCACAGCCCCACGGCGACCACGCAGGCGCCCACCCCGACGACCCAGCGCTCGTCGTAGCGGTCCAGCAACTCTCCCGCCACCAGCAGACCGACCAACGGAACCAACTGGGCTGCCGAGATCAGCAGACCCAACTGAGCCGTGCTCAGATCGAGGTCCCGCTGAAGGTGGATGCCCATTGCCCCGATGCCCTGCACGAAGAAGCCGGATGCCGCCTGGGTGAAGGTGGCGATGCCGAGGACGATCCAGCGGTAGTGGGAAGCGTCGCGTATCAACGCTCTTCACCTCCCGCGGCCCGGGACGGCATCACGGATTCGACCGGGACTGGTCCGAGGCCGGACGGGCGGAGCATGAGCGAGGGTGTGTGGGTATCGGCGTCGGGCAGGTCGTTCCGGAGGAGGCGGGGTGGCGGCGGACCGGTCACGGGCGCCAGTACAGCGACGGGTCGGGGTGGCTGGTGAAGCCGAGCTCGCGATAGAGCGGTTCACCCCCGGCGGAGGCATAGAGGTCGACTCGGGCGACGTCGCTCTCCCGGAACCAGTCGAGCAGGCACTGCATGATCGAGCGGCTGTGACCGAGCCGCCGGTACGCCGGGTCGGTGACCACACCGATCACCTGCCCGATCCGGCCATTGCGCAGGTGCGGGCCGGGCAGCCGTTGCTCGATCGTGCCGATCCCACAGGCGGCGAGGCCGCTCCCACCCTCCACGACAAGGATGCGTACGGCATCCGCGGCCAACTGCTCCTTCAGCACCACGGCGAGGACGTCCAGCCAGTCGTTGCCTCCTGACGCGGGGTCGAAGAAGTCGCCGCCGAGATTCTCGAACAGCATCACCCGCAGGCGTACAAGCTCCGCGATGTCGTCCTCCACCGCCTGCCGTACGGCTGCGGGGTCTCCAGTGCGTTGTGTCATGCCGATCAGGTTGGTGTAATGACCTTATGCACCTCAACCCTTACGGCGAGGATGTCGTGAACCTGGCTACGGATCTGGCCAACCGGCGTCCGGCGACCGCCGAGGAACTCGCGGATCGCTGCCGCGCCGCCGGCCTGGTGGTGGACCTCCCGGCCACGTCGCAGGACCTCGACCGCACCCAGGAGGCGCTGGACGCGTGGGAGAAGGCCGTC contains the following coding sequences:
- a CDS encoding GNAT family N-acetyltransferase, with translation MTSFWTGKRIRLRGIEPDDWTAFMRFAEDEERLGDLLNPPRSAEGHRAWAKEQAAAKSDGDCFQLAIEAADTGETVGSVGSFHADPRSGWFEYGITIGADHRRNGYAAEAVLLLLRFMFAERRFHRCQARIFAHNEASLALHRRLGFVEEGRLRDHVFFAGRHHDLVMMGMLAGEFAQLHPAGEL
- a CDS encoding MFS transporter codes for the protein MPHLIPDTGPQRVITASNFVYTISSGLYLTAGVLYFTQAVHLPAAQVGIGLGIAGCVSLVMGVAAGHLADRHGARGVYAIALVVRALATACFLLVDSFWPFVLAVCAATGAQAAGVAARSPLIRHYGGDWPQRFRARLRAVTNIGVSLGALLAGWAVQVGTRTAYQLLVVGIAIACAASAAVLVLLPAVMPGPVVDGPRRVALRDRPYLLITALDGIMAIQFKVLTVAVPLWLVKAITAPHWLISGTMLVNTFIVIAFQVRASRTIDSPAAGAGAYRRSGLAFLVSCSLLSLTAGMPQWAAATLLMVAVVIHTIGELWHSAAGFEVSFALAPQHATGQYLGVFGLGAGLAEALGPSLLISLCITWGRPGWYVVGALFTVTGLMAPLAVRRAEYRQRSRPTHIEALGKAPVD
- a CDS encoding MFS transporter is translated as MIRDASHYRWIVLGIATFTQAASGFFVQGIGAMGIHLQRDLDLSTAQLGLLISAAQLVPLVGLLVAGELLDRYDERWVVGVGACVVAVGLCAGGLAPGYGALLCVLLVVGAGYSTVQPGGSKSVASWFDASRRGLAMGIRQAGLPLGAALASAVLPLLAVAHGWRSTLVAGGLVALLGAAVFMGCYRRPPARAVPQSEAPRASLGRQLGDRLRMLREPSMANIMLSGTSLISVQCGVGILTVLYLHETASVDAGPAALVLVVAQGAGVVGRICLAARSDRSSSGRYASVMICMAAAILGMVVLMTPLGRSPVIACSVLVWLGFFGFGWYGPWVAYVIESAPPGRTGFALGLAMSVNQVAIVVVPPALGLLKDVTHSFVPAWGVLTTMTAVALIVSAGAERRHSHEPPRCGPVTTPPGHSTARES
- a CDS encoding GNAT family N-acetyltransferase, with product MTQRTGDPAAVRQAVEDDIAELVRLRVMLFENLGGDFFDPASGGNDWLDVLAVVLKEQLAADAVRILVVEGGSGLAACGIGTIEQRLPGPHLRNGRIGQVIGVVTDPAYRRLGHSRSIMQCLLDWFRESDVARVDLYASAGGEPLYRELGFTSHPDPSLYWRP